AACACCGTCTCCTCAGCGAGGATCGCGGCGAGTTCTTCCTTTCGGACTCCGGCCCGGCAATAACGCACGAGTACATCCGGCCGGCCGCCGGACGGGCTGGGCGGTCCGTCATCGTGATCATCGAAGTAGTCGGGACAGGAGTTGTATTCGTCGAGCAGCCGGCCGTCGTCGAGCAACCAGTAGCAGGCGATGTCGCTGTCGTGAACCATGAATGCGATGGCCGCGACATGCAGGTCTTCCGAGAGTCCGCTGGCGAGATCGCGGATTCGCTCGTCGTCCTGTTGAGACGCCCGTTCTTCGTAGAGCGAAGTCCATTCACCCTTGGCGGGGACGACGCGATACCGGGTGACGCCGCGCCGCTTCAGCGACGCCGACAGGGCCTGGTCATCCGTCGTTCGGAAATGCAGATTGGCGCAGAACAGGCCCATGGTGTGCTCCCGGACGCGGCGTTCAAAGGTGATGACTCCGAAAACTATAGCATACAACGATGCCCCGGAGCGCTCATGGCGCGATGCCGCGCCACGCTGTTGCCAGGGGGCTTGACGGCGGCGTCGGATTCTACTATAACCTAATAGTTATGAAACCTACGGGTTATGCAATGATGCCGTCCAATCGCCTCAGTGCAACGTTCGCGGCGCTGGCCGATCCCACGCGGCGTGCAATCCTCACCCGGCTCGCCTTGGGCGAGGCATCGGTGATGGAGTTAGCAAAGCCGTTCGCGATGAGTCAGCCCGCGATCTCGAAACACCTCCGGGTTCTGGAGCGGGCGGGCCTGGTTTCGCGCGGCCGCGACGCGCAGCGACGGCCGCGCCGGATCGAAGCCAAGCCGCTTGCAGAAGCCAGCGGATGGCTGGAGAATTATCGCAGGATCTGGGAGGGCAACTTCCAACGCCTCGACACCTTGCTCGATGAGCTGAAAACTCAACACAAGAAACGTGGACACACCAAGCGATAAAGGAGACGACCGATGAGTAAGTCTGGAACCTTGGAAGTCGCCACGCCCACCGACCGCGAGATCGTAATGACACGCGGCTTCGACGCTCCGCGCAGCTTGGTCTGGGACGCCATGACCAAGGCCGAGCTGCTCAAGCGCTGGTTGCTCGGGCCGCCAGGCTGGTCGATGGTGGAGTGCGAAAACGATCTGAGGGTGGGGGGCGCGTTTCTGCACGTGTGGCGCCGCGACGATGGAACGGAAATGTCGATGCACGGCGTCTATCGCGAGGTCGTCCCGCCCGAGCGCGTCGTCCGCACGGAATCGTTCAGTTCTGGATGCGACGGCC
The window above is part of the Pirellulales bacterium genome. Proteins encoded here:
- a CDS encoding metalloregulator ArsR/SmtB family transcription factor; this translates as MKPTGYAMMPSNRLSATFAALADPTRRAILTRLALGEASVMELAKPFAMSQPAISKHLRVLERAGLVSRGRDAQRRPRRIEAKPLAEASGWLENYRRIWEGNFQRLDTLLDELKTQHKKRGHTKR